AAACTCAGGTTTCAAATCCAGCTCTCTCTCCCTGCAAAGCCCCTCTTTTGCCCCTTCATTATATGCCACTAGCTGAGGGCTAAGTGGGGGTCCATGGGTGTGGCAGGAGCACAGGACACAGGACGGGCCCAGCTGGCTGGGATCAAGGACCTTCTGGTCATCACCGAGTGGGAGGTGAGCGCCGAAGGCCTGAAATACTTCGTGCCTGAAACACTTCTTGGCTCTGCGCCACACACAGCGTATTGTGCTGAGCACAAAGGGAAATATGCGAAATCTGGGCCTTGCCTTCTAGAAGCTCCAAAACGTCCAAGGGAGAGTCAGCATGAGTATGAGTCATTTGCAAGGTGGTCCCATTACCTTCCTGACCTCGCCTCCCCCACCTTCCTCCTCGCTGAGCTCCAGCCATCTGGTCTCCTCCCCACCCAGGGTCTCTGCGCTGGCGGTTCCCTCCCCTCCGCAGATACCTGCCTGCcgggctcccccccacccccacctccttcattctttgctcaaatgtcgGTGTTTCCGTGAGGCCTGTGCTGACTACACTATTTAACACGGcaaccccaccccactccctatTTCCTTTCCTAGGCATTTACCACCAACTGACAAGCTGGCTAGTTCACTTATTATTGTCCGTCTCCTTCGCTGCAATGTGAGCGCCGCAAGGGCAGGGTTTGGTCTGCTTTGGTCCCTGCTGGatccccagagcctagaacagtgcctggcacacagccggTGTTCAAAAAGGATttgcagaagaaaggaaaggagggagggaagagtcgAACCCATGGCCATGGGGGCTCAGAGGACACAGTCCACCTCCATTTCAGAGAGGCCTTCGTGGAGGAGGGGACATTTGGGCTGGGCCTCGTAGGTCAAATAAGATCCCTCTCCATGGAGATAGAAGACGTGCATGAGAAAGAGGCATGTCTGGAGGCGACGAGCTGGAGGAACAGCAACCAGAGGCAGGGAGACAGCTGCAGGGGGGTTGCAGTCTCTTTGGTCTAGACCCAAGGCGATAAGGTCTGAACaaggggagaggagcagaggggacCTCTACCCCTTATCAGACTGCCCACCGTGGGCAGCTCCACTGGGCAGGGCAGCGGGGACGTCTGCTGCTTAGTGTTTCTGGTCTTCCAGGGTCTGGCGAGGAGGCGTTCGAGGTACGCATGTGGCCAGAGCAGCTGATGGTGGAGTCCGGGGAGTCTCAGGTGATTAACTGTAGTACCACCTGTACGCAGCCCAACGCCGGTGGTCTGGAGACCACCCTACACAAGACTCTCCTGGAGGAACAGGCTCAGTGGAAGCTGTATGAGGTCTTCAACATCTCCCAGGACACAGATGTCATTTGCCATTTCACCTGCTCCGGGAAGCAGGAGTCCAGGAGTCTGAACATCAGTGTGTTCTGTGAGTGCGGCGCCGCGGGGCCCTGCTCCCCTAGGCCAGAGCCTGTGTCTACCGAACGCACGCAGAGCTGCTCTGTTACTGCTGCTGGGTGCTCTTGTTATGGCCCCCACGTCCCTGGGCTCCTGGACCCAGGCCATGGGCTCAGAATCTTCTCACACCCTCCCCTGGCCTCCTTGAGCCTGTTGGCAACCCTGGTTTTGAGGTTTGCTCAGAGGAGGACAATCCAAGCAAGGTTTAGACAAATCTAAAAGTTGTTTCCCATGCCGTGCTACAGTCTCCTCCTAGCTTGGTGGCGCCCCATCACCAGAACACCCTGCATCCCATGACAAGCAGTGGGGGCCCCATCAGGAGGGCTGGTACCCCCTGCAGTAGCCCACTGGCCTCCCGGAGAGAAGGCTGAGGCGTGGTTTTATCTCCCCGAGGGCCCTTAGCAAATGTGTGACCATCACACACATACCTGCCCAGAGGCCACGGAGACCTTGGATAGACTGGGATTCTCTCAACAGCTCGGCACCAAGGGTATCGCTCGAAACTGTCATCAGTGGATCAAATGAATAGAAAGATGTCCTAAATCTAACATATTATCCTGGGGTAATGGGGGCAAGGCAGTCTAGTTCAAAAAGGAACCCAGGGTACCACCGAGTTTAATAGCTAAGGGCTAGAGGTAGCTCAGAACCCGACCCTGAAGAACCAAGGCAGGTCTGACTCCGGCCTCCACCTCTGAAGTGAAGAATCTCACAACTCATGGTCCAGTTCCAATGAGTACTCCCTTCGAAGTCTCTCTCAACATAATTATCCaaccatttaatttttgaaatttgtatttaatttttggagaggaaggagacagatccaaaactTTTATATCTTTCTAGTTGACTGTACAGATTCTGGACCTTTTCTTTGTAGACACCAGGCTACCTCCATTCTTGTCCATTCCAGAAATCATGTCCATAAAACAACCACCCAGTACATCCTTCACCCTGAactgcttcctccttcctctttttaCATTTTAGAGCAGCCAGGCCCCAGCCCACTTCCTGAGAACACTGTGGTGACGGGGATGGTCCCGGCTGGGTGGAGCCTGCTGGAACTGCATCCCCATCCTGACCAGACCtcgcttccttctttccttcagacCCTCCAAAGCAAGTGCTGCTGAAGTTATGGCCCACTTTAGTGGCTGTAGGGAGATCGTTCACCATCCAGTGCAGAGTGCCCTCTGTGGCACCCCTCGAAGGTCTCACTGTCACCCTGCTCCGTGGCAGTGAGATCGTATACAACCAGACCTTTGTGGGGACAACACTTTCCCCCCAAGAGGCCATGGTCACCCACAACACCACGGCTCACAGGGAAGACGACCGCCACAACTTCTCCTGCAGGGCTGAGATGGACCTGCGCTCTCGCGGCGGGGACCTCGTTCACAGCGTCTCAGATCCCCAGGCGCTCGACGTCTATGGTGAGGGGGAGCCcccggaggaggagggaaggagagggcgtTCACTTTCAGCCCCTCATGGGAGGAAAACGCCTTTGCCCCACTCTCTGCCAGCTCAGGGGGAGGCACCCAGGAACTTGATCCCAAGAGTTCCCTGGAGCTCTCTCCAAGTTGCCAGCTTGGACCCCAGCTAGCTGCTTGGCCATGAACAAGCTGGGTGACCTTAACCAAGTCAAGCTCCTCTCTCTGGCCTTGGCCCCTCTCTGCAATGACAAGTGTAGCCTGACTGACCCTTAAGATCCCCTGGACCCCTGCTGTTCTGTGACTCTCGATG
This is a stretch of genomic DNA from Eschrichtius robustus isolate mEscRob2 chromosome 20, mEscRob2.pri, whole genome shotgun sequence. It encodes these proteins:
- the ICAM2 gene encoding intercellular adhesion molecule 2, producing the protein MSPFGGWGLLSAFLALLCCTGSGEEAFEVRMWPEQLMVESGESQVINCSTTCTQPNAGGLETTLHKTLLEEQAQWKLYEVFNISQDTDVICHFTCSGKQESRSLNISVFYPPKQVLLKLWPTLVAVGRSFTIQCRVPSVAPLEGLTVTLLRGSEIVYNQTFVGTTLSPQEAMVTHNTTAHREDDRHNFSCRAEMDLRSRGGDLVHSVSDPQALDVYEPAQDNQTVIIITVVSVLLFLFVTSVLLCFVFGQQWHQRRTGTYRVQAAWRRLRWAYRA